The following are encoded together in the Tursiops truncatus isolate mTurTru1 chromosome 10, mTurTru1.mat.Y, whole genome shotgun sequence genome:
- the NQO2 gene encoding ribosyldihydronicotinamide dehydrogenase [quinone] isoform X1: MAGKKVLIVYAHQEPRSFNGSLKDVAVAELSRQGCTVTVSDLYAMDFEPRATRKDITGALSRPEFFSYGVEAYEAWKKRSLTSDIIAEQKKVQEADLVMFQFPLYWFSVPAVLKGWMDRVLCQGFAFDIPGFYDDGLLKGKLAILSITTGGTADMYWKTGANGDFRYFLWPLQHGTLHFCGFKVLAPHISFAPEYASEEERKGMVASWAQRLKTIWNEEPIPCSPPWYFGQ, encoded by the exons ATGGCAG GTAAGAAAGTGCTCATCGTCTACGCGCACCAAGAGCCCAGGTCTTTCAACGGGTCCCTGAAGGATGTGGCGGTTGCGGAACTGAGCCGGCAGGGCTGCACCGTCACCGTTTCTGATCTCTATGCCATGGACTTTGAGCCTAGGGCCACGAGGAAAGATATCACTG GCGCCCTCTCCCGCCCCGAGTTCTTCAGCTATGGTGTGGAAGCGTACGAGGCCTGGAAGAAGAGGTCTCTGACCAGCGACATAATCGCGGAGCAGAAGAAGGTCCAGGAGGCCGACCTAGTGATGTTTCAG TTCCCGCTGTACTGGTTCAGTGTGCCGGCTGTCCTGAAGGGCTGGATGGACAGGGTGCTGTGCCAGGGCTTTGCCTTCGACATCCCGGGATTCTACGACGACGGCCTCCTCAAG GGTAAACTGGCCATCCTGTCCATAACCACGGGCGGCACGGCCGACATGTACTGGAAAACTGGAGCCAACGGAGACTTCCGATACTTCCTGTGGCCCCTCCAG CACGGCACGCTGCACTTCTGTGGATTTAAAGTCCTTGCCCCTCATATCAGTTTTGCTCCTGAATATGcatcagaagaagaaagaaaggggatggTGGCCTCCTGGGCGCAGAGGCTGAAGACCATCTGGAACGAGGAGCCCATCCCCTGCTCACCCCCCTGGTACTTCGGGCAGTGA
- the NQO2 gene encoding ribosyldihydronicotinamide dehydrogenase [quinone] isoform X2 yields the protein MAGKKVLIVYAHQEPRSFNGSLKDVAVAELSRQGCTVTVSDLYAMDFEPRATRKDITGALSRPEFFSYGVEAYEAWKKRSLTSDIIAEQKKVQEADLVMFQFPLYWFSVPAVLKGWMDRVLCQGFAFDIPGFYDDGLLKHGTLHFCGFKVLAPHISFAPEYASEEERKGMVASWAQRLKTIWNEEPIPCSPPWYFGQ from the exons ATGGCAG GTAAGAAAGTGCTCATCGTCTACGCGCACCAAGAGCCCAGGTCTTTCAACGGGTCCCTGAAGGATGTGGCGGTTGCGGAACTGAGCCGGCAGGGCTGCACCGTCACCGTTTCTGATCTCTATGCCATGGACTTTGAGCCTAGGGCCACGAGGAAAGATATCACTG GCGCCCTCTCCCGCCCCGAGTTCTTCAGCTATGGTGTGGAAGCGTACGAGGCCTGGAAGAAGAGGTCTCTGACCAGCGACATAATCGCGGAGCAGAAGAAGGTCCAGGAGGCCGACCTAGTGATGTTTCAG TTCCCGCTGTACTGGTTCAGTGTGCCGGCTGTCCTGAAGGGCTGGATGGACAGGGTGCTGTGCCAGGGCTTTGCCTTCGACATCCCGGGATTCTACGACGACGGCCTCCTCAAG CACGGCACGCTGCACTTCTGTGGATTTAAAGTCCTTGCCCCTCATATCAGTTTTGCTCCTGAATATGcatcagaagaagaaagaaaggggatggTGGCCTCCTGGGCGCAGAGGCTGAAGACCATCTGGAACGAGGAGCCCATCCCCTGCTCACCCCCCTGGTACTTCGGGCAGTGA
- the NQO2 gene encoding ribosyldihydronicotinamide dehydrogenase [quinone] isoform X3, which translates to MDFEPRATRKDITGALSRPEFFSYGVEAYEAWKKRSLTSDIIAEQKKVQEADLVMFQFPLYWFSVPAVLKGWMDRVLCQGFAFDIPGFYDDGLLKGKLAILSITTGGTADMYWKTGANGDFRYFLWPLQHGTLHFCGFKVLAPHISFAPEYASEEERKGMVASWAQRLKTIWNEEPIPCSPPWYFGQ; encoded by the exons ATGGACTTTGAGCCTAGGGCCACGAGGAAAGATATCACTG GCGCCCTCTCCCGCCCCGAGTTCTTCAGCTATGGTGTGGAAGCGTACGAGGCCTGGAAGAAGAGGTCTCTGACCAGCGACATAATCGCGGAGCAGAAGAAGGTCCAGGAGGCCGACCTAGTGATGTTTCAG TTCCCGCTGTACTGGTTCAGTGTGCCGGCTGTCCTGAAGGGCTGGATGGACAGGGTGCTGTGCCAGGGCTTTGCCTTCGACATCCCGGGATTCTACGACGACGGCCTCCTCAAG GGTAAACTGGCCATCCTGTCCATAACCACGGGCGGCACGGCCGACATGTACTGGAAAACTGGAGCCAACGGAGACTTCCGATACTTCCTGTGGCCCCTCCAG CACGGCACGCTGCACTTCTGTGGATTTAAAGTCCTTGCCCCTCATATCAGTTTTGCTCCTGAATATGcatcagaagaagaaagaaaggggatggTGGCCTCCTGGGCGCAGAGGCTGAAGACCATCTGGAACGAGGAGCCCATCCCCTGCTCACCCCCCTGGTACTTCGGGCAGTGA